One Zerene cesonia ecotype Mississippi chromosome 9, Zerene_cesonia_1.1, whole genome shotgun sequence DNA window includes the following coding sequences:
- the LOC119828902 gene encoding neurogenic locus protein delta produces the protein MRAPTVLFALLGFLPQVLSSGSFELRIKSFTNSLGRLSSGQCCDGSSNSDAPCLAPCRTKFRVCLKIYQANIDTTSPCTFGDITTPVLGGNSLDVPNLNVQGFTNPIVFPFDFTWPGTFSLIVEAWHDSNETSRSDDTLIARMTKQSIADVGGPWIEEEQRWGGVGGAHLRLSYRVTCAAHYYGPGCEVLCRPRDDGFGHYTCSSTGEIVCKPGWTGDYCSKPRCLPGCDAEHGHCLKPDECICHSGWVGEFCDQCERHPGCVHGTCSKPWDCICEEGWGGLFCNQDLNYCTNHHPCRNGGTCHNTGQGSYTCVCPPEYTGPDCEKSLHSCAVRSCLNGGACVPDEGGELSCACPSGFEGARCETRRLTCADQPCRNGGTCELRPSGYVCQCPAGYTGLDCGVEADPCAANPCRNGATCTRAGDGFRCACKPGYRGNRCEIDIDDCTGIVCEHGGTCVDLVNGQRCQCAPGFLGPRCETRVDFCLAKPCANGGECHVLDNDYECRCRPGFAGKDCSIDIDECASSPCRNGGTCRDRVDGYHCNCPPGWGGKSCTVSLADFAAKPAGGHLRRVGDEAPSGETLSGGHVALIAALSAAVPAAALAAAVAVACVRRRRKRAQSAADAEARAQNAANAAGGGRVIRNTWGKCEGPAPECQNAHNAAAEECKRKTLNTESAARLLAALDPRLSRLSADSAYCANSDTSLVKRALEGGGVYVLDDHCLPPTFATQV, from the exons gtGCTGTCATCTGGTTCCTTCGAACttaggataaaaagttttacgAACTCACTGGGTAGGTTAAGTAGTGGGCAGTGCTGTGATGGTTCCTCAAATAGTGACGCGCCTTGTTTGGCGCCGTGCAGGACTAAATTTCGCGTGTGTCTCAAGATTTATCAAGCTAATATCGATACAACATCACCGTGTACGTTCGGTGACATCACAACACCCGTGTTGGGTGGAAACTCATTGGATGTACCCAACCTCAACGTGCAAGGATTCACCAATCCCATCGTCTTTCCCTTCGACTTTACGTGGCCg gGCACCTTCTCGCTCATAGTGGAAGCGTGGCACGACTCGAACGAGACGTCAAGATCTGATG ACACACTCATCGCGCGGATGACGAAGCAAAGTATAGCTGATGTTGGGGGGCCTTGGATTGAGGAGGAGCAGCGGTGGGGTGGCGTCGGAGGCGCTCACTTGAGGCTGTCGTACCGCGTTACGTGTGCGGCGCATTACTACGGGCCCGGGTGCGAGGTGCTCTGCCGGCCGAGGGACGACGGCTTCGGCCACTACACCTGCTCGTCGACCGGCGAGATCGTCTGCAAGCCTGGCTGGACGGGAGACTACTGCTCGAAAC CGAGATGCCTGCCCGGCTGCGACGCGGAGCACGGCCACTGCCTCAAGCCCGACGAATGCAT ttgtCATTCGGGCTGGGTGGGCGAGTTCTGCGACCAGTGCGAGAGGCATCCCGGCTGCGTGCACGGGACGTGCTCCAAGCCTTGGGACTGCATATGCGAGGAAGGCTGGGGTGGGCTCTTCTGCAATCAAGACTTGAACTACTGCACCAACCATCATCCTTGTAGGAACGGTGGGACGTGCCACAACACCGGGCAAGGGAGCTACACCTGTGTCTGTCCGCCCGAGTACACCGGCCCAGATTGCGAGAAGTCCCTACATTCCTGCGCGGTGCGATCTTGCTTAAACGGTGGAGCCTGCGTGCCTGATGAAGGCGGCGAACTATCCTGCGCCTGCCCATCCGGTTTCGAAGGAGCACGGTGTGAAACCCGAAGACTGACTTGCGCCGACCAACCTTGCCGGAACGGCGGCACGTGTGAACTGCGACCTTCTGGATATGTGTGTCAATGCCCCGCCGGGTACACCGGCCTCGACTGTGGAGTGGAAGCCGACCCTTGCGCCGCTAATCCCTGTCGAAACGGAGCAACTTGCACGAGGGCGGGAGACGGCTTTCGGTGCGCTTGCAAGCCTGGCTACAGAGGCAACAGATGCGAAATCGACATCGACGATTGCACCGGCATCGTTTGCGAACACGGAGGGACCTGCGTAGATCTAGTGAACGGACAGAGGTGTCAGTGCGCTCCCGGTTTTCTCGGCCCCAGATGTGAAACGAGAGTGGACTTCTGTCTGGCGAAACCGTGCGCCAACGGCGGCGAGTGCCACGTCCTAGACAACGATTACGAATGCCGCTGCCGGCCCGGATTCGCGGGGAAAGACTGCAGCATAGACATCGACGAGTGCGCGTCCTCCCCCTGCCGGAACGGCGGCACCTGCCGAGACCGGGTCGACGGCTACCACTGCAACTGCCCTCCCGGCTGGGGCGGCAAGTCGTGCACCGTCTCGTTGGCGGACTTCGCGGCGAAGCCGGCCGGCGGCCACCTGCGGCGGGTGGGCGACGAGGCGCCCTCGGGCGAGACCCTGTCGGGCGGGCACGTGGCGCTGATCGCGGCGCTGTCGGCCGCCGTGCCCGCCGCCGCGTTGGCCGCGGCGGTGGCGGTGGCGTGCGTGCGGCGGCGCCGGAAGCGCGCGCAGAGCGCGGCGGACGCGGAGGCGCGCGCGCAGAACGCGGCCAacgcggcgggcggcggccGCGTCATCCGCAACACGTGGGGCAAGTGCGAGGGGCCGGCGCCCGAGTGCCAGAACGCGCACAACGCCGCCGCCGAGGAGTGCAAGAGGAAAACGCTCAACACGGAGAGCGCGGCGCGCCTGCTGGCGGCGCTCGACCCGCGCCTGTCGCGGCTCTCCGCCGACTCCGCCTACTGCGCCAATAG CGACACGTCGCTGGTGAAGCGCGCGCTGGAGGGCGGGGGGGTGTACGTGTTAGACGACCATTGCCTGCCGCCGACGTTCGCGACGCAAGTGTAG